A part of Agrobacterium vitis genomic DNA contains:
- a CDS encoding DoxX family protein yields MSNTNNAILLVARILLSFIFILSGFGKLTDPASTAGMITGAGLPAATALAYLAGAFELITGLSVLVGFQTKIVGWALALFCIFTGAVFHSGTVAVPGWPDAALGWINTLNGIMMMKNFTLAGAYILLATVGAGAYSLDARRGGKLAIA; encoded by the coding sequence ATGTCAAATACCAATAACGCGATCCTTCTGGTCGCCAGAATTCTTCTCTCCTTCATCTTCATTCTGTCTGGCTTTGGCAAACTGACCGATCCGGCTTCCACGGCGGGTATGATCACCGGCGCCGGACTGCCTGCTGCGACGGCTCTGGCCTATCTGGCCGGTGCCTTCGAACTGATCACCGGTCTTTCCGTCCTCGTTGGCTTTCAGACGAAGATTGTCGGCTGGGCTTTGGCGCTGTTTTGCATCTTCACCGGTGCGGTTTTCCATAGTGGCACGGTTGCCGTTCCCGGCTGGCCGGATGCAGCACTCGGCTGGATCAACACACTGAACGGTATCATGATGATGAAGAACTTCACCCTTGCCGGCGCCTATATCCTGCTGGCAACGGTTGGAGCCGGTGCCTACTCGCTCGACGCCCGTCGCGGTGGCAAATTGGCGA
- a CDS encoding NUDIX hydrolase has protein sequence MFRRPPKQQFAALCYRETEAGLLEVLLITSRDTGRWVIPKGWPMGSKKSHLVAQREAYEEAGVKGKIAKTSFGSYHYMKGMPDGLKIPCEVKVYLLEVREFVDDYPEKGTRILEWVGCDVAASRVQEPQLKRLFHLLSLSRQRNAAKTG, from the coding sequence ATGTTTCGGCGCCCGCCGAAGCAGCAATTTGCCGCGCTTTGCTATCGCGAAACCGAAGCGGGTCTTCTGGAAGTGCTGTTGATTACCAGCCGCGACACCGGGCGCTGGGTCATTCCCAAGGGCTGGCCCATGGGCTCGAAAAAATCGCATCTGGTGGCACAGCGTGAGGCTTACGAGGAGGCTGGCGTCAAGGGAAAGATCGCCAAAACCAGTTTCGGCTCTTATCATTATATGAAAGGCATGCCGGACGGGCTGAAAATCCCGTGCGAGGTGAAGGTCTACCTGCTGGAAGTGCGCGAGTTTGTTGACGATTATCCGGAAAAAGGCACCCGCATATTGGAATGGGTGGGCTGCGACGTTGCCGCTAGCCGCGTGCAGGAACCACAATTAAAACGGCTTTTTCATCTTCTTTCCCTGTCACGCCAGCGCAATGCCGCAAAAACGGGCTGA
- a CDS encoding DUF6880 family protein — protein MAKKAAAKFDRAGLASLGAEKLAEILLDEASANKALKLRLQAALAGAAGSTKVLARIDKRLDQIEGSASGITANRARELSTELGGMMRTIGGELGDDPVAAAERMVRLMSVMLGMTHRLYDRSAKLEKLSEEIIAAAVSMIAALPEAGQVMLVPALEKVRAADKHHELGDVFSQVMAVLGTAAADSWKQLLEGALKNNRSPHHILQLLQDLAVKRQDFDEVIRLEEAKPELYQDSLVLAHLLFDAQRFEQALEWVRRKPKGMRVIRIGGMTAAAGPDYGVQERKLLEADILERLKRRGDAQDLRWQEFCETFEPDVLRTYIAKLDDFAEFEEMDKALDLVMNSKDAYKSLWFLIGWPKLDLAARLVIDHAQDWDGRQYELLSTAAEKLSEEQPEAATVLYRVLVSDILKRSASQAYHHAASYLVALADLVPRVSAINGQYDHVRFMQSLRLKHAKKYSFWMLLPEELR, from the coding sequence ATGGCAAAGAAAGCTGCTGCGAAATTCGATCGTGCCGGGCTGGCTTCGCTTGGCGCAGAAAAACTGGCGGAGATCCTGCTGGATGAGGCCAGCGCCAATAAAGCCTTGAAACTGCGCTTGCAAGCAGCGCTTGCCGGGGCAGCGGGATCGACGAAAGTGCTTGCCCGGATCGACAAGCGCCTGGATCAGATCGAAGGCTCGGCCTCCGGCATTACCGCCAACCGCGCGCGAGAACTATCCACCGAGCTGGGCGGTATGATGCGAACCATTGGCGGCGAGCTTGGCGATGATCCGGTTGCCGCAGCCGAGCGCATGGTGCGATTGATGTCCGTGATGTTGGGGATGACGCATCGCTTATACGACCGCAGCGCCAAGCTGGAAAAACTGTCGGAAGAGATTATTGCTGCCGCAGTTTCGATGATTGCGGCTTTGCCAGAGGCAGGTCAGGTCATGCTGGTTCCGGCCCTGGAAAAGGTCCGGGCTGCTGACAAGCACCACGAGCTGGGCGATGTCTTTTCACAAGTGATGGCAGTGCTTGGCACAGCCGCCGCCGATAGCTGGAAGCAATTGCTGGAAGGAGCGCTCAAGAACAATCGTTCGCCACACCACATCCTGCAACTTCTCCAGGATCTCGCCGTGAAGCGGCAGGATTTCGATGAGGTGATCCGGTTGGAAGAGGCGAAGCCGGAACTCTATCAGGATAGTCTTGTCCTCGCGCATCTGCTGTTTGACGCCCAGCGGTTCGAGCAGGCGCTCGAGTGGGTGCGCAGAAAGCCAAAGGGCATGCGTGTCATCCGCATCGGCGGGATGACGGCAGCGGCTGGCCCGGACTATGGCGTGCAGGAGCGTAAACTGCTGGAGGCCGATATTCTCGAGCGCCTCAAACGGCGCGGAGATGCCCAGGATTTGCGCTGGCAGGAGTTTTGCGAGACATTCGAGCCAGACGTGCTGCGGACCTATATTGCCAAGCTGGACGATTTCGCCGAATTCGAGGAGATGGACAAGGCGCTGGATCTGGTGATGAACAGCAAGGATGCCTATAAATCCCTGTGGTTTCTGATCGGCTGGCCAAAGCTCGATCTTGCCGCGCGGCTGGTGATTGACCATGCCCAGGACTGGGACGGTCGCCAATATGAACTGCTTTCCACCGCAGCGGAGAAGCTCTCGGAAGAGCAACCGGAGGCGGCAACGGTGCTTTACCGGGTGCTGGTCAGTGACATTCTCAAGCGCAGTGCGTCACAAGCCTATCACCATGCTGCGTCCTATCTCGTGGCATTGGCCGATCTGGTGCCGCGTGTTTCGGCCATTAACGGCCAATACGATCATGTCAGGTTCATGCAGAGCCTGAGACTAAAGCATGCCAAGAAATATTCGTTCTGGATGCTGCTGCCCGAAGAGCTTCGCTGA
- a CDS encoding FAD-binding protein, producing MSRVLVPQTEDEAGAIIAESAATGRTLAIKGGGTRSGFGNRLETDAILSSTGLSGIIAYNPAEMVLTAKAGTPMAEIEAAVTEKGQSLAFEPPDHRGLMGTTGEPTIGGAFSVNASGPRRFVAGAARDHLLGVRFVNGKGEAIKAGGRVMKNVTGLDLAKLLAGSHGTLGFLTEVTFKVLPRPRLTQTVVVSGLDDAAAAHAMAVALAMPVEVTGAAHLPELVRPRLIDGNLPDGPATVLRLEGLPASVRERTEKLLAVMERLGPASLLDEPQSLVLWREIRDVRPFTAMLAKPVWKVSVAPTAGHHLVAGLRLHAAIDAFYDWQGGLVWMQMEADTDADLVRAGIKALGGGHATLMRASEAQRVSVDAFEPEEAAVALLSKRLREKFDPSGVFSPGGIGAGLASQRAGSGR from the coding sequence GTGAGCAGGGTTCTGGTGCCGCAAACGGAAGACGAGGCTGGGGCGATCATTGCCGAGAGCGCCGCGACGGGCAGGACGCTTGCCATCAAGGGCGGCGGCACGCGCTCAGGCTTCGGCAATCGCCTGGAGACGGATGCGATACTGTCATCCACCGGGCTTTCCGGGATAATTGCCTATAATCCGGCAGAAATGGTGCTGACGGCGAAAGCCGGGACACCGATGGCCGAGATCGAGGCGGCGGTGACTGAGAAGGGCCAGTCGCTGGCCTTCGAGCCACCGGATCATCGCGGTTTGATGGGGACGACAGGGGAACCGACAATTGGTGGCGCCTTCAGCGTCAATGCTTCAGGACCTCGGCGCTTTGTGGCAGGGGCGGCGCGCGATCACCTGCTGGGTGTCCGTTTTGTCAATGGCAAGGGCGAGGCGATCAAAGCAGGCGGGCGGGTGATGAAGAATGTCACCGGGCTCGATCTGGCGAAACTTCTGGCCGGTTCGCACGGCACGCTTGGGTTTTTGACGGAAGTCACCTTCAAGGTTCTGCCGCGTCCGCGCCTGACACAAACCGTTGTGGTTTCAGGTCTTGACGATGCGGCCGCCGCCCATGCCATGGCCGTCGCGCTTGCCATGCCGGTCGAGGTGACGGGTGCCGCCCATCTGCCGGAACTGGTTCGGCCACGCCTGATCGACGGAAATCTGCCGGATGGGCCAGCCACGGTATTGCGGCTGGAAGGGCTGCCCGCCTCAGTTCGCGAGCGAACGGAAAAACTGCTGGCAGTGATGGAACGGCTTGGACCCGCCTCGTTGCTGGATGAGCCGCAAAGCCTTGTTCTTTGGCGTGAAATCCGTGATGTACGCCCCTTTACGGCCATGTTGGCCAAGCCGGTCTGGAAAGTCTCCGTCGCGCCGACCGCAGGCCATCACCTGGTCGCTGGTCTGCGCCTGCATGCGGCGATTGACGCCTTCTACGACTGGCAGGGCGGCCTTGTCTGGATGCAGATGGAGGCGGATACCGATGCAGACCTTGTTCGCGCTGGCATCAAAGCCCTGGGCGGAGGCCACGCGACATTGATGCGCGCCAGTGAAGCACAAAGGGTGTCGGTTGATGCTTTTGAGCCGGAAGAGGCCGCCGTCGCACTGTTGTCGAAGCGGTTGCGGGAGAAATTTGACCCGTCGGGGGTCTTTAGTCCGGGGGGTATCGGGGCAGGTTTGGCCAGTCAGCGAGCAGGAAGCGGTAGATAA
- the glcF gene encoding glycolate oxidase subunit GlcF translates to MQTNFTLAQLADPKTAEAESILRRCVHCGFCTATCPTYVTLGNELDSPRGRIYLIKDMLENGRAADEEIVTHIDRCLSCLACTTTCPSGVDYMHLVDHARNHIENTYKRPLADRLIRTLLAAVLPYPGRMRVALAFARLGRPFAPLMERVAALKPMAAMLRLAPQDVPYPSPISRPGLHSARGNRKGRVALLTGCAQSVLDPGINDATVALLTRLGIEVVVPKGEGCCGALVHHMGRETDALAAARRNIDAWMAEIGSGETSGLDAIVITTSGCGTTIKDYGHMLRHDPVYSAKAARVSALAKDVSEYVAGLDLAQQADRGVTVAYHSACSLQHGQKITALPKLLLKTAGFTVRDPAEGHLCCGSAGTYNILQPEISQQLKARKLRNIQAVNPDVIAAGNIGCMTQIGSGTDIPVVHTVELLNWAFGGEKPQKLKDL, encoded by the coding sequence ATGCAGACGAATTTCACGCTGGCCCAACTTGCCGACCCAAAAACCGCAGAAGCCGAGAGCATATTGCGCCGCTGCGTGCATTGCGGCTTCTGTACCGCGACCTGTCCCACCTATGTCACGCTTGGCAATGAGTTGGACAGTCCGCGCGGGCGCATCTATCTGATCAAGGATATGCTGGAAAACGGGCGGGCGGCGGATGAGGAAATCGTCACGCATATCGACCGATGTCTGTCCTGCCTGGCCTGTACGACGACCTGTCCCTCCGGTGTCGATTACATGCATCTAGTCGACCATGCGCGCAACCATATCGAAAATACCTATAAGAGGCCGCTTGCCGACCGGTTGATCCGCACGCTGCTGGCGGCGGTGCTGCCCTATCCGGGGCGTATGCGGGTGGCACTGGCTTTTGCCCGGCTCGGACGGCCTTTTGCACCGCTGATGGAGCGTGTTGCCGCCTTGAAGCCGATGGCCGCGATGTTGCGACTGGCCCCTCAGGATGTGCCTTATCCATCGCCCATCTCACGTCCGGGCTTGCATTCGGCGCGGGGCAATCGCAAAGGCCGGGTGGCGCTGCTGACCGGCTGTGCCCAGTCGGTGCTCGATCCTGGTATCAATGATGCAACTGTTGCGCTTTTGACCCGGCTCGGCATCGAAGTCGTCGTTCCCAAGGGGGAGGGCTGTTGCGGGGCGCTGGTGCATCACATGGGGCGTGAGACGGACGCGCTTGCCGCAGCCCGGCGCAATATCGATGCCTGGATGGCCGAGATCGGATCGGGTGAGACAAGTGGGTTAGATGCCATTGTTATCACCACATCCGGCTGTGGCACCACCATCAAGGATTACGGCCATATGCTGCGCCATGACCCGGTCTATAGCGCCAAGGCTGCCCGGGTTTCAGCGCTTGCGAAGGATGTGAGCGAGTATGTCGCCGGTCTGGATCTGGCGCAGCAGGCGGATAGGGGCGTGACCGTTGCCTATCATTCCGCCTGTTCGCTGCAACATGGCCAGAAGATAACGGCCCTGCCGAAATTACTGCTGAAAACGGCGGGCTTTACGGTCCGCGATCCGGCGGAAGGGCATTTATGCTGCGGCTCGGCCGGAACCTATAATATTCTCCAACCGGAGATTTCGCAGCAATTGAAAGCCCGCAAACTGCGCAACATCCAGGCCGTCAACCCGGATGTCATCGCTGCCGGCAACATCGGCTGCATGACCCAGATCGGTTCGGGAACCGACATCCCTGTCGTCCACACTGTCGAGTTGCTCAACTGGGCGTTTGGCGGAGAAAAACCCCAGAAATTAAAGGATTTATAA
- a CDS encoding glutathione binding-like protein, with protein MTDLSSFPITQRWPAQNSEVIQLYSLPTPNGVKVSIALEELELPYEAHLVTFSDNSQKSPEFVSLNPNGRIPAILDPHGPDGKPVGVFESGAILVYLAEKTGRLLPKDGPGRYSVLQWLFFQMGGVGPMFGQFGHFYKYAADKVANNSYPMERYRDETRRLLSVLEAELAHRPWLAGDEYSIADIATWPWVRCITAGYEAAEVIGLTNYPAVMDWAARGEARPASQKGLNIPPRPL; from the coding sequence ATGACCGATCTTTCTTCATTCCCGATCACCCAGCGCTGGCCTGCACAGAATTCAGAGGTCATTCAGCTTTATTCGCTGCCGACGCCGAATGGCGTCAAGGTATCGATTGCTCTGGAAGAACTGGAACTGCCCTATGAGGCGCATCTGGTGACTTTCTCCGATAATTCGCAGAAATCGCCGGAATTCGTTTCACTCAATCCGAATGGCCGCATCCCGGCCATCCTCGATCCGCATGGGCCGGACGGCAAACCGGTTGGCGTGTTCGAATCGGGTGCCATTCTGGTCTATCTGGCCGAAAAAACCGGACGGCTTTTGCCAAAGGACGGCCCGGGCCGCTACAGCGTCCTGCAATGGCTGTTCTTCCAGATGGGCGGCGTCGGGCCGATGTTTGGCCAGTTCGGCCATTTCTACAAATATGCCGCCGATAAGGTCGCCAACAATTCCTACCCGATGGAGCGTTATCGCGACGAAACCCGCCGCTTGCTGTCCGTGCTCGAAGCAGAACTTGCTCACCGCCCGTGGCTTGCCGGTGACGAGTACAGCATTGCCGATATCGCCACCTGGCCCTGGGTGCGTTGCATTACCGCTGGTTATGAAGCCGCCGAGGTCATTGGCCTCACCAATTATCCTGCCGTCATGGATTGGGCAGCTCGCGGCGAAGCCCGTCCCGCCAGCCAAAAAGGCCTGAATATTCCTCCGCGCCCGCTGTGA
- a CDS encoding FAD-linked oxidase C-terminal domain-containing protein, protein MADTIEFLKPDAGILDRRDRIVAELSAILPRERLIHKPRELVPFETDGFLAYRRQPLCVALPETTAQVAAVMQYCHRHKLPIVPRGAGTSLSGGAIPQEDAVVIGLSAMTRILDIDFMNRTAIVQAGVTNLAISEAVGPQGFFYAPDPSSQLACTIGGNIGMNSGGAHCLKYGVTTNNLLGVKMVLIDGTVIELGGKALDSSGYDLLGLICGSEGQLGIVTEATVRLLAKPEGARPVLFGFDSAEAAGTCVADIIGAGIVPVAMEFMDKPAIEICEAFAHAGYPMDVEALLIIEVEGSDAEMEAMLADICEIARRHGVKTIRESQSATEAALIWKGRKSAFGATGRIADYICMDGTVPLSQLAYVLKKTSEIIDRYGLRVANVFHAGDGNMHPLILYNINDPEDAAKAEAAGNEILKLCVDAGGCLTGEHGVGIEKRDLMHHQFSKDDLAQQMAVRAAFDPDWLLNPSKVFPLEGRA, encoded by the coding sequence ATGGCCGATACCATTGAATTTCTAAAGCCCGATGCTGGCATTCTCGATCGGCGTGACCGGATCGTCGCCGAGCTGTCGGCAATCCTGCCGAGGGAAAGGCTGATCCATAAGCCACGAGAGCTGGTGCCTTTCGAAACCGATGGGTTTCTGGCCTATCGCCGCCAGCCGCTCTGTGTCGCCCTGCCCGAAACCACGGCACAGGTGGCTGCCGTGATGCAATACTGTCATCGCCATAAGCTGCCGATCGTGCCACGCGGCGCGGGTACCTCGCTTTCCGGCGGCGCTATCCCCCAGGAGGATGCGGTGGTGATCGGCTTGTCGGCCATGACCCGAATTCTCGACATTGATTTCATGAACCGTACCGCCATTGTTCAGGCCGGCGTGACCAATCTGGCAATTTCCGAGGCGGTCGGGCCACAGGGATTTTTCTACGCGCCCGATCCCAGTTCGCAGCTGGCCTGCACGATTGGCGGCAATATCGGCATGAATTCCGGTGGCGCCCACTGTCTGAAATATGGCGTGACCACCAATAATCTTCTCGGCGTGAAGATGGTGCTGATCGATGGCACGGTGATTGAACTGGGCGGCAAGGCACTCGATAGCAGCGGTTACGATCTGCTTGGCCTGATCTGCGGGTCGGAAGGCCAGCTCGGTATCGTCACCGAGGCGACCGTGCGGCTGCTGGCCAAGCCGGAAGGCGCGCGTCCGGTCTTGTTCGGATTTGACAGTGCCGAGGCCGCTGGCACTTGCGTTGCCGATATTATCGGAGCAGGCATCGTGCCGGTGGCAATGGAATTCATGGACAAGCCCGCCATCGAGATTTGCGAGGCTTTTGCCCATGCCGGTTATCCTATGGATGTCGAGGCGCTGCTGATTATCGAGGTCGAGGGATCGGACGCTGAGATGGAGGCGATGTTGGCCGATATCTGCGAAATCGCCCGCCGCCATGGGGTGAAAACCATCCGTGAAAGCCAGTCGGCGACGGAAGCAGCCCTGATCTGGAAAGGACGCAAATCCGCCTTCGGGGCAACGGGCCGGATTGCCGATTATATCTGCATGGATGGCACGGTGCCGCTCAGTCAATTGGCCTATGTTTTGAAAAAGACCTCCGAAATCATCGACCGTTACGGCCTGCGGGTTGCAAATGTCTTTCATGCTGGCGATGGCAATATGCATCCTCTGATCCTCTACAATATCAACGACCCCGAAGATGCGGCCAAGGCCGAGGCAGCGGGCAATGAAATCCTCAAGCTCTGCGTCGATGCCGGTGGCTGCCTGACCGGCGAGCATGGCGTCGGCATCGAAAAGCGCGACCTGATGCACCATCAGTTTTCCAAGGACGATCTTGCCCAGCAAATGGCGGTCCGTGCCGCGTTTGACCCGGATTGGCTGCTCAACCCCAGCAAAGTCTTTCCGCTGGAGGGCCGTGCGTGA